CCTACGACATGACCTTTAGAGTGCCCAAGAACCTGACCATGGTCGCCACCGGAAGACTCGTCAAAAAGACGGACGAGGGTGGCGAAAGCGTTACCGAATGGACCACCGACGTTCCCCAAGCGGTGGCCGGCTTCAACTTCGGCAACTTCAAGCGCGACGAAGGCAAGCCGCTGAAGCAACCGTGGGTGCTGGAGACATTCGCCAACCCGAATCCACCCGACATCGTCGCCGGCATCCAACACATGAGCGATCTTCCCAGCATGGACAGCCACATGCCAGCCGGCGCGCTGGGAACCATGAGCACCGTAAGCCTGATGAAGAAAGCCATGGCCGAAGCGCAGCTCTCGGTGGAGATTTACACCGACTTCTTCGGCGAAGCTCCGTACAAGCGCCTGGCCATGACCCAGCAAACAGCAATTGGCTATGGCCAGTCCTGGCCGGGCCTGGTGTATCTGCCCATTACTTACTTTTTCGATTCCACGGTGCGCCATCAACTGGGCATGGACGACCCGCACGCCTATTTCAAGGTGGTGGGACCGCATGAGATCGCGCACCAGTGGTGGGGGCACCTGGTGGGGTTCAATTCCTACCGCGATCAGTGGATGAGCGAAGGCTTTTCTGACATGTCTGCATCGCTGTTCCTGCAATACGTCTACTCCCAGAAGAACCTGGATGAGTACCACAAGTTTTGGGCAGACCAGCGCCTGCTTCTCCTGCAGAAGAACAAAGAGGGCAGACGGCCGATTGACGTGGGACCGCTGACTTTAGGCTACCGGCTGAGCACAGCGAAGTCGGGCTTCGACATTACGCGGCGACTGATCTATCCCAAAGGCGCGTACGTTCTCCAGATGGTGCGCTTCATGATGACGGACAGCCGCGGCGGCGACCCCGACGTCCACTTCAAAGAACTGCTGCACGACTTCACCAAGACCTACGCCAACCGCATCGCCAGCACGGAAGACTTCAAGGCCATGCTGGAAAAGCATATGACGCCGGAAATGGACGTGGATAAGAACCACAAGATGGACTGGTTCTTTGATCAGTACGTGTACGGAACGGAGTATCCGTCGTACAAGTTTGAGCACTCCTTTTCCAATGACGCTGAAGGCAACGTGGTGCTGAACTTCAAGCTGACGCAAGCCGACGTTAGCAAAGATTTTGTCATGCTGGTGCCGATCTACGTGGAGCTGGCGAATGGCAGAGTCGCCCGGCTGGGTTCCGCGCAGATGTCCGGCAGCAACACGATTGAGCAGCATGCGCCAATCAAGGGGCTGAAGGAGAAGCCCAAGCGGGCGATGATCGCCTACTACGATGACGTGCTGGGGAACATCGAGAACAAGTAGGGAGAATCAAAAGACCGGCGCCTATATTCTCCCCCGAGATTTTCAGCGCCGGCTTTTTGACAAGTCCCTCCGCGGAACCGCGGAAGGACCCGAGGCCGCTCATCATGGTTCGGCCAACTTGTTCGCGAAGGAGAGGGGGCTGCTGCGCGAATGTTTTCTAGTGCTATCCAAGATGCCGTGCGGCTGTTAGCTGAGTCAACAACAAACGCCAGAGCAATATTTACTGATTCGATAACCAACAAGATCGCGCAGAGCGGCGAAGTCTGATGTATACTGTGCCCGCATAAGCATAAACATCTATTGTGCGGGGCTTATTAATTTTCATATCCTCCGCAACAATGCTGTGGGGGCGGCTAAGGAACGTTAGGGTACTGCTTTGATTTGCTAAAGACATTCTTACCTTGACCAGCAGCAGCTCCCGGTCGGGAGGGTCCTTATGGACCTGTTCATTATTCGTCTTGTTTTCATCGGCGTCATCGCTGTCATCTGTTACAACCTTCAGCCCTTCGGCCTGGCCAGGTTCTCTCCCTGGTTTGCGGCCGCCGCCGGCGCGGCGATTGGGTTTGTGGTGGTGGCCTTTGAGGTCCGGCTGCGGGTGGTCAGCTTAAAGCGGCTGATCGGCGCGGTGATCGGAAGCATCTGCGGCATCCTGGGCGCCTACCTTTTCAGCGTGGTCATCCGCAACAGCATTACCCATCCTGAGACCCAACGATTTCTCCAGCTCATGGTCATGCTGCTGATGGCCTACGTGGGCCTGGTGGTGGGCGCGAACAAAGGCGACCTGCTCAACCTGGCCGCGCTGGGCGGCATCTTCGGCTCGGAAAAGCAAGGACGCAAGAGCTTTAAGATCCTGGACACCAGCGTGATCATTGACGGCCGCATTGCGGACATCGCCGATACCGGGTTTCTGGACGGCATCCTGGTGATCCCGCAGTTTGTTCTGCGCGAGCTGCAACTGGTGGCCGACTCCGCCGACTCTCTCAAGCGGAACCGCGGACGTCGCGGGCTGGACGTGCTGCAGCGGCTGCAGAAGATTGTCACGGTGAACGTGCAGATTGTGGAAGACGATTTTCCCACCATCCGTGAAGTTGATTTGAAGTTGATAGAACTGGCCAAGGCTTATGAGGCCAAGATCGTCACCAACGACTTCAACCTCAACAAGGTGGCGCAACTGCAAGGCGTGGAAGTGCTCAACATCAACGAGCTGGCCAACGCGCTGAAGCCGATCGTCCTGCCGGGCGAGACCATGAAGGTGTTCATCCTGAAAGAAGGCAAAGAGTACAACCAAGGCGTGGCTTACCTGGACGACGGCACCATGGTGGTGGTGGACAACGCGCGCAAGCTGATCGGGAAGAATGTGGATATCGCCGTAACATCCGTCCTGCAAACGACCGCGGGCAAGATGATTTTTGGGAAGTTTGATGAGCGCTCACGGCCCAGCGAGCGGTTGGAACCGAAGTTGGACACGGTGAAATCCGAACTGCGCAAAGCCCAGCCCATTGTGGTGGAGTCAGCCCCGCACAGTCCCACGGAGTAAGCACAAGACGCCGCCAGTCGCCATGCGCCATGCGCGGGTTACGGCGCGGCGTTGCTTGCTTAGACCCCATTTGCTTAGCCCTTTCGTGCATGGGCCTGTCCTGATTTGATCTTTCTGCAAGGTTATTTCCAGCTTAAAATGACAAGTATCCGCAGGCCAACGAGTCCAGGCCGCGCGAAATTCTGCTCGCGGAGCCGCCGGGGGCCGGCTCCATGAACAAAGAACAAAGCCGAATAACATGCCAGCATCTTTTCATCTGCGAGTGACCATCGCCATCCTGTTGATTGCAGGCGTGGCGATCTTCGCAGGGGCTCAGGCGGCGCCGCCGCAGGACGCAGTCAGCCAGATCCACGTCACGGTGAGCGATCCTACCGGGCAGCCGCTCTCCGGCGTAGCGATTGTGGTCCAGCAAAACGGCAAGACAGTGGCCCAGGCGAAGACGTCAGCCAGCGGCAGCGCCACTTTCACCGGGCTTGCTCCGGGGAACTACAAAGTGGTGGTTGAAAAACAAGGTTTCTATGCCGCCACCGTGGAGAAGCTGGAGGCAGTTGCCGGCCAGACCTCGCCGGTGGACGTTCGTTTGCAGCCGAAAAAAGAGTTTCACGAAGAAGTTGAGGTAAGGAGCCAGCCTTCGATCATTGATCCGGAAGAGAGCGCGGGATCGCAGACGTTGAGCATGGAAAACATTGCCACCATCCCTTATCCTTCGACGCGCGACTACCGCAACATTCTGCCGTTTGTCCCCGGGGTGATCGTGGACCGCGGCGGCCAGCCGCACGTGGCCGGCTCGGCGACGCAGTCAGTACAAGACTACATGGATGGATTTGAGGTGGGGCAGCCGGCGAGCGGAGCGCTTGCTTTGCGGGTCAGTCCCGACGCGTTGCGGCGCCTGGACGTCCGCAACACGCGATATTCAGCGCAATATGGCAAGGGCTCCGGCGGACTGCTGGACCTGGAAGCCCAGGACGGCGACAACCGGCTGCGCTACAACGCCACCGATTTCATCCCGACGTTCCAATTGGTCAAGGGAATCAACTTCAACAACTGGACGCCGCGGGCCTACATTTCCGGCCCGGTGGTCCGGGACAAAGTGTGGTTCGACATTTCCCATGAGGGCGAAAACGACCTCACCATCGTGAAAGAACTGCCCGACGGCGCGGACAGCACCACGCTGTGGCGCACGGCCGACATGGCGCGCCTGCGCATGAGCCTGTCTTCGGCTAATGTGCTGACTGCTACCGCCGTAATGAACATCGCGGACGCTACGCACGCGGGGATTTCGCCGTTTGATCCGGTGTCAGTGTCGCTGAACCAGCACTCCACGCTGGGGCTGGTGACGCTGAAGGACCAAATCACGCTGACGCCAGGCACGCTGCTGGAATTCGGGACGGCGTTCCACTGGACCAAAAGCTCCAACTTGCCGCTGGGGAACGATCCTTACCTGCTGACCTTCACCGGGCGGCAAGGAAACTATTTTGTCAGGACGGTCAACGATTCCAACCGGACGCAGGCATTCTCCAACCTGTATCTGAAGCCGTGGAAGCACCTGGGCGCGCATCAGATCACCATGGGCGGACGCGTGGACCGGGTGATCTATCGCGCGGCCATCACGCGCAGCGAGGTGCTGGCGCTGGACGGCAGCGGCAACATTCTACGCACACTGATCTTTGCCAACGCTCAGCCGTTCAACTTGAGCACGATGGAATCGAGCGGGTTTATTCAAGACCGCTGGTCGGTCAAGCAGCGGCTGGTGGTGGAGACCGGCGCGCGCTGGGACCGCGACAGCTTTGTGCATCGCGACGTGTTTTCGCCGCGGGTGGCCGGCTCGCTGCTGCTGGACAAATCCACGGAGACCAAGCTGACGGCGGGCGCGGGCATCTACTACGACCGCACCAACCTCAATACTTATTCCGTATCGCTGCAAGGCGGACGCTCCGATACCTTCTTCCTGCCTACGGGCACGCTGTTTCTGCCGGCAACGTTTTCGGCCGATCCCCGGCAGTTGACGCTGCCGCGGTTCGTGAACTGGAGCGCCGGAGCGGAACGCCGGCTACCGGGCAAGGTTTACACGCGGGTGGAGTACATCCGCCGGCATGGGGTGAACGGCTGGGCCTACGAGCTGCAGCCCGACGGAAACTACCTGCTGCAGACCAAGCGCCAGGACCACTATGACGCGGCGCAGATCACGGTGCGCAAAGAGTTCAAGCGAGGCTATCCATTCCTGGTTTCCTACACGCGCTCCAAAGTCCGCTCCAATGAAACCGTGGACTTCACCGTGGACAACACCACCAGCGGCAATCAGGTGGGCGGAGTGCTGCCGTGGGATTCACCCAACCAGATTGTTTCCTGGGGGTCAACGCCGCTGCCGTGGAAGCTGAAGAAATTTGATTTCGCGTACTCCGTGCTGTGGCGCACGGGATTTCCGTTCGTCACCACGGACGAGTTCGCCCGCTTAGTTTCCGGACCAGGACAGTTCCGCTTCCCCAGCTTCTTTTCCCTGAACCCGGCGATTGAGCGCAAGTTCGGTTTCAAAGGCAATCTCTGGGCGGCGCGGATTGGCATAGACAACATCACGGACAGCCAGAACCCAACGTTCGTGGACAACAACGTAAACTCGCCGACCTTCCTGGTGTTCGGCGGGTTCAGCCGCCGGACACTCAACGGACGCATAAGGTGGCTGGGGAAGAAACCGAACTAGCGCAAAAACCTTACCGCTGATGAGGCTGATAACACTGATCTGCGCAGATTTTTAGGAGCAGTTTGGGCGAGATGTGCCAACTTTGCACACCGAGCAATCAAGGGCGTCGCTCAAGAATAACAAGTTGCGTTACAAGCAATTAAGCCGGCCGGTATTCAGGCTCCGGAGTGGCCGCGAGCAGTGTACGCGTATAGTCATGCGTAGGCCGTTCGGTGATTTGCTCCACCGGGCCGATCTCCACAATTTCTCCCGCGCGCATCACGGCGATGCGGTCACTCAAATAACGGACCACGGGCATGGAGTGGGAGATAAACAGATAGGTGAGCCCGAAGGCGCGCTGCAGGTCTTTGAGCAGGTTCACGATCTGCGCACCCACGCTGACGTCAAGCGCGGACACCGGTTCGTCACAGATCACGAGCTTGGGACGCAGGATGAGAGCGCGCGCGATGCCGATGCGCTGGCGCTGTCCCCCGGAAAATTCGTGGGGATAGCGGCGCAGGGCGGTTTCGTCGAGGCCCACGGCGTGCATCATCTCCTTGGCGGCGGCGTGGAGTTGGGGACGGGAAAGAGTTCCGCCGCTGGCTTGGCTCGCGGGAAGCTGCGCGGAGCTTGCGGGAAGCGGCGTTCGCGAGTGAATTGCCAGCGGCTCGGTGATGATTTCTTCAATCCTCATGCGGGGATTGAGGGAGGCGAAGGGGTCCTGAAAGATGATCTGCATGTCGCGACGAAGGCGGCGCAGCTCGGCCCCCGATGCCGCCAGGACATCGCGATCATGGAAGCGCACCGTGCCGGACGTAGGCTCGATCAAGCGGAGGGCCATCCGCCCCAGCGTGCTTTTGCCGCATCCTGATTCGCCGACGAGGCCGAGCGTTTCCCCGGCGTAGACATCCAGCGACACGCCGTTCACGGCGCGGACGCCTTGCGAGTTGCTTGGGCCGAAGACACCAGCGTCCGCGGGGTAGACCTTGACCAGGTTGCGCAGCTCCAGCAGGGCCATGGCATGAATATAAATCAGACAGCTCACAGCCCAGCGTAAACTCGCACAGCCGAGGGCGGCTGTGCCACACGGTTCATATCCACTCAACCCACTACCTATATATTGCTTGCCCGGCTTACAGCAGGGGAGTAGTCTTAGCTATACCCCCTTTTTGAAAACTATAAATCGGAGGTGACTCGCCCCATGCAGAGAGTCGCTAAGCTAGTAGTCTTTTGCCTAGTGTGTGTAAGCTTCACTTTGGCACAATCCACTCCACAAAGCCAGCCACAAGCCAGCCCATCGGCTAGGCCGCAGGCCGCACCTGACAATGACAAGCCGGCTCCAGATGCGGCAGCCAAACCGCAGGGCGATGCCCAGGACAAACCTCTCGTCACCGAACCGGGTGCCCCTTCAGACAAGCCGGTGGTCACCAAGAAGATTCCGCCGGGGTCCAAGGTCTACGTGGCACCCATGGGAGGATTTGAAAACTACGTGATCGCGGGGATCGTCAAGAAAAAGGTGCCCGTGGTGGTGGTGGCGGCCCGCGACAAAGCCGAGTATGAGATCAAGGGATCGGCAGAGACGGAAAAAGCCGGATGGGCCAAGATGCTCTTTATGGGCTCGCAACAAACCAACGAGCAGGCCAGCATCAACGTGTTTGAAATCAAAACCGGCAACGTGGTGTTTGCCTATTCGGTCAACAAGCTCAATTCCTACAAAGGAAAGCAAAGCGCCGGCGAAGCGATTGGCAAGCACCTGGGCAATGAAGGTGTTGGAAAGGACTGTAAGGAGAACCCATGCGAAAACTAACGATTCTACTGCTGACGTTGGCGCTGGCGTTGCCTATGGCCGTCCTGGCCCAGGACGCGAGCAGCCAAAAAGCCGACGCGCAGAAGGCAGACGAGAAAAAGACGGAAACCAAGCAGTCGGGCGACCAGAAATCGGACGACAAGAAGACGGACGATCAGAAGGCG
The Terriglobia bacterium genome window above contains:
- a CDS encoding TonB-dependent receptor — translated: MPASFHLRVTIAILLIAGVAIFAGAQAAPPQDAVSQIHVTVSDPTGQPLSGVAIVVQQNGKTVAQAKTSASGSATFTGLAPGNYKVVVEKQGFYAATVEKLEAVAGQTSPVDVRLQPKKEFHEEVEVRSQPSIIDPEESAGSQTLSMENIATIPYPSTRDYRNILPFVPGVIVDRGGQPHVAGSATQSVQDYMDGFEVGQPASGALALRVSPDALRRLDVRNTRYSAQYGKGSGGLLDLEAQDGDNRLRYNATDFIPTFQLVKGINFNNWTPRAYISGPVVRDKVWFDISHEGENDLTIVKELPDGADSTTLWRTADMARLRMSLSSANVLTATAVMNIADATHAGISPFDPVSVSLNQHSTLGLVTLKDQITLTPGTLLEFGTAFHWTKSSNLPLGNDPYLLTFTGRQGNYFVRTVNDSNRTQAFSNLYLKPWKHLGAHQITMGGRVDRVIYRAAITRSEVLALDGSGNILRTLIFANAQPFNLSTMESSGFIQDRWSVKQRLVVETGARWDRDSFVHRDVFSPRVAGSLLLDKSTETKLTAGAGIYYDRTNLNTYSVSLQGGRSDTFFLPTGTLFLPATFSADPRQLTLPRFVNWSAGAERRLPGKVYTRVEYIRRHGVNGWAYELQPDGNYLLQTKRQDHYDAAQITVRKEFKRGYPFLVSYTRSKVRSNETVDFTVDNTTSGNQVGGVLPWDSPNQIVSWGSTPLPWKLKKFDFAYSVLWRTGFPFVTTDEFARLVSGPGQFRFPSFFSLNPAIERKFGFKGNLWAARIGIDNITDSQNPTFVDNNVNSPTFLVFGGFSRRTLNGRIRWLGKKPN
- a CDS encoding ATP-binding cassette domain-containing protein gives rise to the protein MALLELRNLVKVYPADAGVFGPSNSQGVRAVNGVSLDVYAGETLGLVGESGCGKSTLGRMALRLIEPTSGTVRFHDRDVLAASGAELRRLRRDMQIIFQDPFASLNPRMRIEEIITEPLAIHSRTPLPASSAQLPASQASGGTLSRPQLHAAAKEMMHAVGLDETALRRYPHEFSGGQRQRIGIARALILRPKLVICDEPVSALDVSVGAQIVNLLKDLQRAFGLTYLFISHSMPVVRYLSDRIAVMRAGEIVEIGPVEQITERPTHDYTRTLLAATPEPEYRPA
- a CDS encoding TRAM domain-containing protein — translated: MDLFIIRLVFIGVIAVICYNLQPFGLARFSPWFAAAAGAAIGFVVVAFEVRLRVVSLKRLIGAVIGSICGILGAYLFSVVIRNSITHPETQRFLQLMVMLLMAYVGLVVGANKGDLLNLAALGGIFGSEKQGRKSFKILDTSVIIDGRIADIADTGFLDGILVIPQFVLRELQLVADSADSLKRNRGRRGLDVLQRLQKIVTVNVQIVEDDFPTIREVDLKLIELAKAYEAKIVTNDFNLNKVAQLQGVEVLNINELANALKPIVLPGETMKVFILKEGKEYNQGVAYLDDGTMVVVDNARKLIGKNVDIAVTSVLQTTAGKMIFGKFDERSRPSERLEPKLDTVKSELRKAQPIVVESAPHSPTE